A stretch of the Bradyrhizobium arachidis genome encodes the following:
- a CDS encoding GyrI-like domain-containing protein: MKAALQNYHARMQRVLDYIDQHLDGDLDLETVSRVAAFSKFHFHRQFTATFGLSVHRYVQLARLKRASYLLAYRDDESVTDIAMDAGYDAPDAFARAFRQRFGQSPSSFRKSPDWEPWLAAFGPLDNARSKRMHKTFTADDVTIRDVAPTPVAIMEHRGDPATIGDTIQRFIAWRKAANLHPKTSPTFNVWRSERRPASPADYSLDLCVGTDRPIEANGEQIKAGVIPGGRCAVLRVVGNTHNLEPAALYLYHDWLPASGEEARDFPIYCQRLSFFPEVPEHETVAELFLPLK; encoded by the coding sequence ATGAAGGCGGCGCTCCAAAACTACCATGCCCGGATGCAGCGGGTGCTGGACTACATAGACCAGCATCTTGACGGTGATCTTGACCTGGAAACGGTGAGCCGCGTCGCGGCCTTCTCCAAGTTCCATTTCCACCGGCAGTTTACGGCGACCTTCGGGTTGTCCGTGCATCGTTATGTCCAGCTTGCCCGTTTGAAGCGTGCTTCCTACCTGCTGGCCTACAGGGACGACGAAAGCGTCACGGACATCGCGATGGACGCCGGTTACGACGCACCGGATGCTTTCGCCCGCGCTTTTCGGCAACGCTTTGGGCAATCACCTTCGTCGTTTCGGAAATCTCCTGATTGGGAGCCGTGGCTTGCGGCCTTCGGGCCTCTCGACAATGCGAGGAGCAAGCGCATGCACAAGACCTTTACCGCAGACGACGTGACGATCCGCGATGTGGCACCGACGCCGGTGGCGATCATGGAGCATCGGGGCGACCCGGCGACGATCGGCGACACCATCCAGCGGTTCATCGCCTGGCGCAAGGCAGCTAACCTGCACCCCAAGACAAGTCCGACCTTCAACGTCTGGCGTTCCGAGAGGCGGCCCGCATCCCCGGCCGACTATAGCCTGGACCTGTGTGTCGGGACCGACCGGCCGATTGAGGCGAACGGCGAACAGATCAAGGCCGGCGTGATTCCCGGCGGACGTTGCGCGGTGCTGCGCGTTGTCGGCAATACCCACAATCTGGAGCCCGCGGCGCTCTATCTCTATCACGATTGGCTGCCGGCGAGCGGCGAAGAGGCGCGAGACTTCCCGATCTACTGCCAGCGACTCAGCTTTTTCCCGGAAGTGCCGGAGCATGAAACGGTCGCGGAACTGTTTTTGCCGCTGAAGTAA
- a CDS encoding N-acyl amino acid synthase FeeM domain-containing protein — protein MKSAAEPKPVIHGRTWDPMEHVDYRLAETPEEKEEIYRLRYRAYLREGAVKASLDGRVSDQFEDAPNAWTFGVYLHGELYSSIRISVLTSEWRLSPSVELFGDVLHPMLDKGMVFIDSTRFVADPDKVRRFPELPYVTVRLGSTAGVHFNADYGLAIVRAEHQPFYRRVFLQETWCEPRLYPGLVKPVGLMATHLPSVREKVLARYPFLRSSAFERRMLFDRASQRQAAPKPVLVAGTAQS, from the coding sequence ATGAAGTCCGCTGCCGAGCCCAAACCGGTCATTCATGGCCGGACCTGGGACCCGATGGAACATGTGGACTACCGCCTCGCGGAGACCCCGGAAGAAAAAGAAGAGATCTACCGGCTCCGCTATCGCGCTTACCTGCGCGAGGGCGCGGTCAAGGCCTCGCTCGACGGGCGCGTGTCCGATCAGTTCGAGGACGCGCCCAACGCCTGGACCTTCGGCGTCTACCTGCATGGCGAACTCTACAGCTCGATCCGCATCAGCGTGCTGACCTCGGAATGGCGGCTGTCGCCGTCGGTCGAGCTGTTCGGCGACGTGCTGCACCCCATGCTCGACAAGGGCATGGTGTTCATCGATTCCACCCGCTTCGTCGCCGATCCCGACAAGGTGCGGCGCTTCCCTGAACTGCCCTACGTAACCGTGCGGCTGGGCTCGACCGCCGGCGTTCACTTCAATGCCGACTACGGGCTTGCGATCGTGCGCGCCGAGCACCAGCCGTTCTATCGGCGGGTGTTCCTGCAGGAGACCTGGTGCGAGCCGCGGCTCTATCCCGGCCTCGTCAAGCCGGTCGGGTTGATGGCCACGCATCTTCCGTCGGTGCGCGAGAAGGTGCTCGCCCGCTATCCGTTCCTGCGCTCGTCGGCCTTCGAGCGGCGGATGCTGTTCGATCGCGCGAGCCAGCGCCAGGCCGCACCGAAGCCGGTGCTGGTCGCAGGCACCGCGCAGTCCTGA